A window of the Chanodichthys erythropterus isolate Z2021 chromosome 21, ASM2448905v1, whole genome shotgun sequence genome harbors these coding sequences:
- the sun2 gene encoding SUN domain-containing protein 2, with protein sequence MSRRSTRLVKGPSFPDDDAASTSSTGSTGHVSYKESPTRIFKKRSGRKSTGSVSRNSSRASSVSQIQTGPRSDLTATDNENGMPVAAQGFSSGYSSAEEHYEQPIKSNPSSTQSVAEPDFGMSDVFRSPAQALVMLYWWLGTAWYSLTSRLSLINVFLLSRCTADMRKAILLVLLLIFLIFGIWYWFPFASRSPPRDVVSRTPPVKHTDVPVKAAFDHQLQHASLSNLKDEIASLHERELNLMRDIELLKKESARQKDKSEMLQTDLRSMNDQMRNVESEHGQQISDLKSSLSNLQSAQDLLKERVDSHDTLNTNLRAELSDWLIKHLKDPSSLESTIVLRPELQRALEDLEKRILEKLVHEKASSRDAWRTVGETLEQEGAGAATIQDVKEIVHRAISLYRADGIGLADYALESSGASVLNTRCSETYKTRSACLSLFGVPLWYHSESPRTVIQPELYPGKCWAFRGSQGFLVIALSYPVKITHVTLEHLPKELSPTGRIDSAPKDFAVYGMSNETEDGKLLGTFMYDQDGEPIQTFRIPEASDIYSMAELRVLSNWGHLEYTCVYRFRVHGEPTLA encoded by the exons ATGTCAAGGCGAAGCACAAGGTTAGTGAAAGGGCCGTCCTTTCCAGATGATGACGCTGCCAGCACTAGCTCCACTGGATCCACTGGCCACGTCTCTTACAAAGAGAGCCCAaccag GATCTTCAAGAAGAGGTCCGGTCGCAAGAGCACAGGCAGTGTTTCCCGCAATTCTAGTCGTGCGAGCAGCGTGAGTCAGATACAGACTGGGCCTCGCAGTGACCTCACTGCCACGGACAATGAGAATG GCATGCCTGTTGCTGCTCAAGGATTCTCCTCTGGATATTCCTCGGCTGAGGAGCATTATGAACAACCCATAAAATCAAACCCTA GTTCTACCCAGTCTGTAGCTGAACCAGACTTTGGCATGTCGGACGTGTTTCGCTCTCCAG CTCAAGCTCTGGTTATGTTGTACTGGTGGCTGGGAACTGCATGGTACAGCCTCACCTCGCGACTGTCTCTGATCAATGTGTTTCTGCTCAGCAG ATGCACAGCAGATATGAGAAAGGCTATCCTACTGGTTCTCCTTCTCATCTTTCTCATTTTTG GAATATGGTACTGGTTCCCGTTTGCTTCTCGTTCTCCCCCTCGTGATGTTGTTTCCAGGACTCCACCTGTTAAACACACAGATGTACCTGTGAAAGCAGCTTTTGAT CACCAACTCCAACATGCCAGCCTATCTAACTTGAAGGATGAAATCGCCAGCTTGCACGAAAGGGAGCTGAACCTGATg AGAGACATCGAACTGCTGAAGAAGGAGAGCGCAAGACAGAAGGACAAATCTGAG ATGTTGCAAACCGATCTGAGGTCTATGAATGATCAGATGAGGAA TGTTGAGTCTGAGCATGGGCAGCAGATTTCTGACCTGAAGTCCAGTCTCTCAAATCTTCAGTCAGCTCAAGATCTCCTCAAGGAAAGAGTTGATTCACATGACACTCTCAACACCAAT CTGAGAGCAGAGCTATCCGATTGGCTAATAAAACACCTGAAAGATCCAAGTTCATTGGAATCAACCATAGTGCTCCGTCCTGAGCTGCAGAGGGCGCTAGAGGATCTGGAGAAACGGATACTAGAGAAACTAGTGCATGAGAAGGCGAGCAGCAGAGATGCCTGGAGGACTGTGGGAGAGACGCTGGAACAGGAAGGAGCCGGAGCCGCCACTATACAA GATGTGAAAGAAATTGTCCACAGGGCAATTAGTCTGTACAGGGCGGATGGGATTGGATTGGCGGACTATGCCTTGGAATCTTCTG gtGCCAGCGTGTTAAACACTCGTTGCTCCGAGACATATAAGACCAGATCTGCGTGTTTGAGCTTATTTGGCGTTCCTCTCTGGTATCATTCAGAAAGCCCTCGTACTGTTATACAG ccGGAGCTGTATCCTGGGAAGTGTTGGGCATTCCGAGGCTCCCAGGGTTTCCTGGTGATCGCACTGTCTTACCCAGTAAAAATCACCCACGTCACACTCGAACACCTTCCCAAAGAGCTCTCTCCAACGGGACGCATTGACAGCGCGCCTAAGGATTTTGCTGTCTAT GGTATGTCTAATGAGACTGAAGACGGAAAGTTGCTTGGGACATTCATGTACGACCAGGATGGAGAGCCCATTCAGACATTCAGAATTCCG